A window of the Lactuca sativa cultivar Salinas chromosome 7, Lsat_Salinas_v11, whole genome shotgun sequence genome harbors these coding sequences:
- the LOC111888557 gene encoding uncharacterized protein LOC111888557 isoform X1 has protein sequence MTAIMVKDTILMSGIEAKLTSVKVDGGGDVEFVKCECCGLTEECTPTYIATVRENNQGRWICGLCTEAVKEEMERSCSESEEEALDRHMRFCKNFRSSVSSPPSNPTEELISAVKQLLFRSLDSPRAGEIHHHHR, from the coding sequence ATGACGGCGATAATGGTGAAGGATACGATTCTGATGTCTGGTATCGAAGCGAAATTAACGTCGGTGAAGGTGGACGGCGGTGGCGATGTTGAGTTTGTGAAATGCGAGTGCTGCGGGCTGACGGAGGAATGTACTCCGACGTATATCGCGACGGTGAGAGAGAACAATCAGGGGCGGTGGATTTGTGGACTTTGTACGGAGGCTGTGAAGGAGGAGATGGAGAGATCTTGTTCGGAGTCAGAGGAAGAAGCGTTGGATCGACATATGAGATTCTGTAAGAACTTCCGGTCGTCGGTGAGTTCGCCGCCGTCAAATCCAACGGAAGAACTCATCTCCGCCGTGAAACAGCTTCTTTTCAGAAGTTTGGATTCTCCAAGAGCCGGCGagatccaccaccaccaccgttga
- the LOC111888557 gene encoding uncharacterized protein LOC111888557 isoform X2 — MSGIEAKLTSVKVDGGGDVEFVKCECCGLTEECTPTYIATVRENNQGRWICGLCTEAVKEEMERSCSESEEEALDRHMRFCKNFRSSVSSPPSNPTEELISAVKQLLFRSLDSPRAGEIHHHHR; from the coding sequence ATGTCTGGTATCGAAGCGAAATTAACGTCGGTGAAGGTGGACGGCGGTGGCGATGTTGAGTTTGTGAAATGCGAGTGCTGCGGGCTGACGGAGGAATGTACTCCGACGTATATCGCGACGGTGAGAGAGAACAATCAGGGGCGGTGGATTTGTGGACTTTGTACGGAGGCTGTGAAGGAGGAGATGGAGAGATCTTGTTCGGAGTCAGAGGAAGAAGCGTTGGATCGACATATGAGATTCTGTAAGAACTTCCGGTCGTCGGTGAGTTCGCCGCCGTCAAATCCAACGGAAGAACTCATCTCCGCCGTGAAACAGCTTCTTTTCAGAAGTTTGGATTCTCCAAGAGCCGGCGagatccaccaccaccaccgttga